The genomic stretch CCGGAGACGACCAGCTTGAGCGGCGCGGCGGGCCAGGCGAGGTCCGGACCCGAGGGGTCCGGGGCGAGGAGGTCCGGCCGGGCAGGGTCCGGGGGCAAGAGCGGGCCGGTCATGCGCGCGCTCCGGTCAGGCGACGCAAGGCCCCCAACAGACGCTGCACCAAAGGCGCCGACGCCCCAGAGGCGCTGCTGGACGGGGCCATTGCGGCGCCCGCCTCGTGGCCGGTGGAGAGGGCGGAGACGGCCAGCCCGGCCGGAGCCGGAGCCGCCCGCTGCGGAGCCACGGCGCCCGCAGCGCGCAGCCGGTGCAGGGCCAGCAGCACGTCCGCCTCGGCCCAGCCCACCCGGCGGGCGAGTTCCGCGCCGCTGGCGCCCGCCAGCAGCTGCGGCTGGAGAACCGACCAGGCGTCCGACAGGGCCGAGGGGACGACCCCGGGACCCGGCACGACCTCGAAGCGGGTGTCCGGGTGAGGCCACTGATCGGCGGGAATCGCCGCGTCCTGAAGCAGCTCGGTGAGCGGCAGGTCGTAGAGGGTGGGCGAGGCGGCCGGGGTGACGCGCCGCTGGAACTCGAACGCGCCGCGCCGCGCCGACTGCACCTCGCGCAGCACCGCCCGCGCCTGCTCGGGCGTCTCGACCGGAAAGCCGTCAAGGTACATCGCCCGCAGGCGGCCCGCCTGCAAGCCCAGTTCGAGGGTGCGGCCCTGGTAGGCCTCGTGAAAGTACAGGGTCCCGGTCTGGGAAGCCAGCACCCTCACCAGATCGCTCAGAGCGTGATGTTCCAGATCACCGAAGAGGGCCATATCAACTCCTTTCTGAAGGGGCGTAGGTGCCGGAGCACCGGGGGCGCACGCTGACCGCCACGC from Deinococcus budaensis encodes the following:
- a CDS encoding DUF4388 domain-containing protein, giving the protein MALFGDLEHHALSDLVRVLASQTGTLYFHEAYQGRTLELGLQAGRLRAMYLDGFPVETPEQARAVLREVQSARRGAFEFQRRVTPAASPTLYDLPLTELLQDAAIPADQWPHPDTRFEVVPGPGVVPSALSDAWSVLQPQLLAGASGAELARRVGWAEADVLLALHRLRAAGAVAPQRAAPAPAGLAVSALSTGHEAGAAMAPSSSASGASAPLVQRLLGALRRLTGARA